From Methanomassiliicoccales archaeon LGM-RCC1, one genomic window encodes:
- a CDS encoding PHP domain-containing protein: protein MGKADTHLHTQYSGFSKLGVMKFPESVISPAMQVDKGRENGMDVIAITDHDETRAAFIAQEYAKKYDDIEVIVGEEITTHDGEVIGLFLNERIPEDLPIEETIDIIREQDGIVIAPHPFSYHVFGLKEQILTLDIDGFETINGGHPDAYSNMFAKMVMDKYPKRWAEMSGSDAHSLYTSGYNWTEFEGTTADDFRKSILNRTTKAMGVPAPVLGQVQWSIEVALGGAKLLKQALAGKLEQPEDDHLIEKILSINDLKKVTGIFAAYAYTTPWMSGLATTLSTAYLHRGAKKMIKQIPERLAEIDRIIREYDASKA, encoded by the coding sequence ATGGGAAAAGCCGACACACATCTGCACACTCAGTACTCTGGGTTCTCGAAGCTCGGAGTCATGAAGTTCCCGGAGTCTGTGATTTCTCCGGCGATGCAGGTGGACAAGGGAAGGGAGAACGGGATGGACGTCATCGCCATCACCGACCACGACGAGACCAGAGCAGCGTTCATCGCTCAGGAGTACGCGAAGAAGTACGACGACATCGAGGTCATCGTCGGAGAGGAGATAACCACTCATGACGGGGAGGTCATAGGACTCTTCCTCAATGAGAGGATCCCTGAGGACCTTCCGATCGAAGAGACCATAGACATCATCCGCGAGCAGGACGGGATCGTTATCGCCCCCCATCCCTTCAGTTACCATGTTTTCGGACTGAAGGAACAGATCCTCACCCTGGACATCGACGGATTCGAGACAATCAACGGAGGGCACCCAGATGCCTACTCCAACATGTTCGCCAAGATGGTCATGGACAAGTATCCCAAGAGATGGGCGGAGATGTCCGGTTCGGATGCGCACTCGTTGTATACATCAGGCTACAACTGGACGGAGTTCGAGGGGACCACCGCGGACGATTTCAGGAAATCCATTCTCAACAGGACTACCAAGGCCATGGGAGTTCCTGCACCCGTCCTCGGACAGGTGCAGTGGAGCATAGAGGTCGCACTAGGAGGCGCTAAGCTCCTCAAGCAGGCTCTAGCAGGAAAGCTGGAGCAGCCCGAGGACGACCATCTCATCGAGAAGATCCTCAGTATAAACGATCTCAAGAAGGTCACCGGGATATTCGCGGCTTATGCGTATACCACTCCATGGATGAGCGGACTAGCAACCACGCTAAGCACGGCCTACCTCCACAGAGGCGCCAAGAAGATGATAAAGCAGATACCGGAGCGTCTGGCGGAAATCGACCGCATCATCAGAGAATATGACGCAAGCAAAGCCTGA
- a CDS encoding ribosome biogenesis/translation initiation ATPase RLI: MRIAAVLIDRCQNRKCNHECEKFCPLNRTGVECVTFGEKGKPIISEELCQGCGICINKCTFDAIKIIGLADELKEQMIHQYGENSFRLYRLPVPKRGFVTGILGPNGIGKSTAIKMLSGTEIPNLGNYENPPTKEEVLKHFAGTELHDYLKNVYEGKVKTAIKPQYVDLLPKASNGVVRDLLNKVQERMTVEEAAEIFDLTEVLDRELSKLSGGELQRLAMAATMMKEADVYFFDEPTSYLDIYQRVKMARLIKELSVEKQVMVIEHDLAILDFLADNVNVVYGTEGAYGVFTMARQVRTAINVYLDGYLPEENIRFRDRPIEFEASPPRADWQTADIISFKDLKKDFGEFKLDISGGAVKIGESVGIVGPNATGKTTFVKMLAGAVEPDSGDMDNKVKVAYKPQYISADFDGTVQDLLFMKYYDTVNTSFFNGEVLEPLGIKHLMDKQVKNLSGGELQRVAITMCLATEADMYLFDEPSAYLDSNQRMNAAKTIRRMMEKTGRSGMIVDHDIYFLDMVSDSMMVFGGDPGHHGIGEGPFDMRDGMNKFLAAVDITFRRDADSHRPRINKPESRLDREQKSKGEYYYSDALQQTNQ, from the coding sequence ATGCGGATAGCAGCGGTCCTGATAGACAGGTGTCAGAACAGGAAATGCAACCACGAATGCGAGAAGTTTTGTCCCCTCAACAGGACTGGGGTGGAGTGCGTCACTTTTGGAGAGAAGGGCAAGCCCATAATCTCCGAGGAACTCTGCCAAGGCTGCGGTATCTGCATCAACAAGTGCACCTTCGATGCGATCAAGATCATCGGTCTGGCCGATGAGCTGAAGGAGCAGATGATCCACCAATACGGAGAGAACAGCTTCCGTCTGTACAGGCTGCCGGTGCCCAAGAGGGGTTTCGTGACCGGTATCCTCGGACCCAACGGGATCGGTAAGTCCACAGCGATCAAGATGCTCTCCGGAACGGAGATCCCCAACCTTGGTAACTACGAGAACCCCCCGACCAAGGAAGAGGTCCTGAAGCATTTCGCCGGCACGGAGCTGCACGACTACCTGAAGAACGTCTATGAGGGAAAGGTCAAGACCGCGATCAAACCGCAGTACGTCGACCTTCTTCCTAAGGCATCCAATGGTGTCGTCAGGGATCTGCTGAACAAGGTGCAGGAGCGCATGACCGTGGAGGAGGCCGCCGAGATATTTGATCTGACCGAGGTCTTGGACAGGGAACTGTCCAAGCTGTCGGGAGGAGAGCTTCAGCGTCTCGCGATGGCAGCCACCATGATGAAGGAGGCCGACGTTTACTTCTTCGATGAGCCCACATCCTACCTGGACATCTATCAGAGGGTGAAGATGGCGAGACTGATCAAGGAGCTGAGCGTAGAGAAGCAGGTCATGGTCATCGAGCACGATCTGGCGATCCTCGATTTCCTAGCGGACAACGTCAACGTCGTCTACGGTACCGAGGGAGCATACGGAGTGTTCACCATGGCTAGGCAGGTCAGGACAGCCATCAACGTCTATCTGGATGGATACCTTCCCGAGGAGAACATCAGGTTCAGGGACAGGCCCATCGAGTTCGAGGCATCGCCTCCCAGGGCAGACTGGCAGACTGCTGACATCATCTCTTTCAAGGATCTCAAGAAGGACTTCGGAGAGTTCAAGCTGGACATCTCCGGAGGCGCTGTGAAGATCGGTGAATCCGTCGGAATCGTAGGTCCCAATGCGACCGGAAAGACAACGTTCGTAAAGATGCTGGCCGGTGCCGTGGAACCCGATTCGGGAGATATGGACAACAAGGTCAAGGTGGCCTACAAGCCCCAGTACATCTCAGCGGATTTCGACGGTACGGTTCAGGACCTTCTCTTCATGAAGTACTACGACACGGTCAATACGAGCTTCTTCAACGGTGAGGTGCTGGAGCCCCTGGGCATCAAGCATCTCATGGACAAACAGGTCAAGAACCTCTCCGGAGGAGAACTGCAGCGTGTCGCCATCACGATGTGCCTGGCGACCGAGGCGGACATGTACCTCTTCGATGAGCCCTCGGCATATCTGGATTCCAACCAGAGGATGAATGCCGCGAAGACCATCAGGAGGATGATGGAGAAGACCGGACGCAGCGGAATGATCGTCGACCATGATATCTACTTCCTTGACATGGTCTCGGATTCGATGATGGTATTCGGCGGCGATCCCGGGCATCACGGTATAGGCGAAGGGCCTTTCGACATGCGCGACGGAATGAACAAGTTCCTCGCTGCAGTGGACATAACATTCAGGAGGGATGCGGATTCGCACCGTCCGAGGATCAACAAGCCCGAGTCCAGGCTGGACAGGGAACAGAAATCCAAGGGCGAGTACTATTATTCCGACGCTCTCCAGCAGACAAATCAATAA
- a CDS encoding MATE family efflux transporter has protein sequence MADGTEGVKVLLGDQRKGVLALSIPIAIALFVQNLNNIVDSFWVSDLGQNAMASLGIVYPVYCILIGIGNGLGIGVSAAIARNIGMKNHDNANGVAAQGLLTTLVISVVLTVFLVITAEPVIVLMGGGEMVEECLSYGLPIYLGSFFIILSGVMSGMLRGEGAARRSMAIQVVGAAINIVLDPIMIFWMDMGVAGAAWATVIAFVISSLMAFYWYLNTNSMYVRFERKNFRFSTKLQKEILNVGLPESIELTVMNFFNIFLNIFVVVCAGTAGLAVYTMVWRIGYLTVIPAQAMGGALVAICSAEYGMKEFDMIRDAYRFAIKRSLIMLLALNLVFALLAGVLADVFIRTEDMEFMHDEMVMFTYLMAIFLPPFSMTFIGSSLMQSVEKAGHAMVNTLLRNVFVTIAYWIVSITVCSLFGIGIALIIVESLGGIAMIIHGKIVLERVAKRETQASPAC, from the coding sequence ATGGCTGACGGAACGGAGGGCGTAAAAGTCCTGCTAGGTGATCAGAGGAAGGGCGTGCTTGCCCTCAGCATCCCCATAGCGATAGCCCTCTTCGTTCAGAACCTGAACAACATCGTTGATAGTTTCTGGGTTTCCGATCTCGGACAGAATGCCATGGCATCCTTGGGAATCGTATATCCCGTTTACTGCATCCTCATCGGTATCGGAAACGGTTTGGGAATCGGGGTTTCAGCCGCAATAGCGCGCAACATCGGTATGAAGAATCATGACAACGCCAATGGTGTCGCCGCACAGGGACTTCTGACAACATTGGTGATATCTGTAGTACTCACCGTATTCCTAGTGATCACGGCCGAACCCGTCATCGTTCTGATGGGCGGGGGAGAGATGGTGGAGGAATGTCTGTCCTATGGTCTCCCGATATACCTCGGATCGTTCTTCATCATCCTGAGCGGAGTCATGTCCGGAATGCTCCGCGGAGAAGGAGCGGCCAGACGCTCGATGGCCATCCAGGTCGTCGGCGCAGCGATCAACATCGTCCTGGACCCCATCATGATCTTCTGGATGGATATGGGTGTAGCAGGAGCCGCATGGGCCACCGTCATCGCATTCGTGATATCATCGCTGATGGCGTTCTACTGGTATCTCAATACGAACAGCATGTACGTGCGCTTCGAGAGGAAGAACTTCAGATTCAGCACAAAGCTCCAGAAGGAGATCCTCAACGTTGGTCTTCCCGAATCGATTGAGCTGACGGTGATGAATTTCTTCAACATATTCCTGAACATCTTCGTAGTGGTGTGTGCGGGAACCGCGGGACTTGCGGTCTACACCATGGTCTGGAGGATAGGATACCTAACGGTCATCCCGGCGCAGGCCATGGGAGGTGCGCTCGTCGCCATCTGTTCCGCAGAATACGGCATGAAGGAATTCGACATGATCCGCGATGCTTACAGATTCGCGATTAAGCGTTCATTAATCATGCTGCTGGCACTGAACCTGGTGTTCGCCTTGTTGGCAGGCGTACTTGCGGACGTTTTCATCCGCACAGAGGACATGGAATTCATGCACGACGAGATGGTCATGTTCACCTACCTGATGGCGATCTTCCTGCCTCCGTTCTCGATGACCTTCATCGGATCGTCTCTGATGCAATCGGTGGAAAAGGCGGGCCACGCCATGGTAAACACTCTCCTCAGGAACGTCTTTGTCACCATTGCGTATTGGATAGTCTCCATAACGGTCTGCAGCCTCTTCGGCATCGGAATAGCGCTGATCATTGTGGAGAGTCTGGGCGGAATCGCCATGATCATCCACGGCAAGATAGTGCTGGAAAGGGTGGCCAAGCGTGAAACTCAGGCCTCGCCCGCGTGTTAA
- the metG gene encoding methionine--tRNA ligase: protein MSKVCINIAWPYANGPIHLGHVAGSLLPPDIFRRYNLLLGNEVLMVGGSDQHGTPITISAEKAGMTPEQYADKYHEINKKAIEDLNIHYFFNKTHCPVHFEVTQKIFKKLMDNGYVYVKETEQYFCPKCNRFLPDRYVEGICPKCGAEKSRSDQCDACGTTFEPGDLKEPYCTLCGSTPEIRPTKHFFLKLSAFTDRLIDYVKDKDYWRSNVKTFTQNWLQGEGLTDRAITRDMSWGVPIPMEGWEDKVIYVWFEAVIGYLSASVEYSRQIGKPDYWKEFWQNPECKHYYFIGKDNIPFHSIIWPAILMGVGGMNLPYDIPANEYLMIGGGKLSKSRGGAIDIPSVLEKYDADIVRYYLSAVMPDTHDSEFTWEDFQTKTNTELVANLGNFFHRSLDFSKKNFGTIPAGEDDPEVTKAMEDALKEFNECLSHCDFKKGLKAVMNLSSFGNKYFNDAAPWKLVKEDKEACGKVIYNVLRIVQALCVLSWPYVPAAAEKVWGFLGNEGTIEASGIDGALKGMKVGQTLNDSVPVFKKLDIPELKQEQKKQSNEQQPANFTGPFADFRKLDIRVGTIVSVEDHPEAEKLYVLKVDLAEEDGPRQLVTNIKSIFPKDYMMGRRLLVITNLKKAKFRGVESFGMLMAADDEAVGGNHLALLKPNIDVPNGTKLNCGMENSSSRIELKQFEAVTIKVSSIKDGKFMGKDIKLPATPPRMVTAIVDGDNVIPFGDGKDCVITIDDDSGIIDGADVR from the coding sequence ATGTCGAAGGTTTGCATCAACATCGCTTGGCCGTACGCCAATGGGCCAATCCATCTCGGACACGTGGCGGGATCCCTCCTGCCTCCAGACATATTCAGGAGATACAACCTCCTCCTCGGTAACGAAGTCCTCATGGTGGGAGGATCCGATCAGCACGGAACACCCATCACGATCTCCGCTGAGAAGGCTGGCATGACCCCTGAGCAGTATGCCGACAAATACCACGAGATCAACAAGAAAGCGATCGAGGACCTGAACATACACTACTTCTTCAACAAGACGCACTGCCCAGTGCACTTCGAGGTCACCCAGAAGATCTTCAAGAAGCTCATGGACAACGGCTACGTCTACGTGAAGGAAACAGAGCAGTACTTCTGTCCCAAATGCAACCGCTTCCTCCCCGACAGGTACGTCGAGGGAATCTGTCCCAAATGCGGAGCAGAGAAATCGCGTTCAGACCAGTGCGATGCATGCGGCACCACCTTCGAACCCGGCGATCTCAAGGAACCATACTGCACACTGTGCGGCTCCACCCCTGAGATCAGGCCCACCAAGCACTTCTTCCTGAAGCTCAGCGCCTTCACGGACAGACTCATCGATTACGTCAAGGACAAGGACTACTGGAGATCCAACGTCAAGACCTTCACTCAGAACTGGTTGCAGGGCGAGGGCCTTACCGACAGGGCCATCACCAGGGACATGTCCTGGGGAGTCCCCATCCCGATGGAGGGCTGGGAGGATAAGGTCATCTACGTTTGGTTCGAGGCCGTCATCGGTTACCTCTCGGCATCCGTGGAGTACTCCAGGCAGATTGGCAAGCCAGACTACTGGAAGGAGTTCTGGCAGAATCCGGAGTGCAAGCACTACTATTTCATCGGAAAGGACAACATACCTTTCCATTCCATCATCTGGCCCGCCATCCTCATGGGTGTCGGCGGAATGAATCTGCCTTACGACATCCCCGCCAACGAGTACCTCATGATCGGCGGAGGAAAGCTCTCCAAGAGCCGCGGAGGGGCCATCGACATCCCCAGCGTTCTCGAGAAGTACGATGCGGACATCGTCAGGTACTACCTGTCTGCCGTCATGCCGGACACCCACGATTCAGAGTTCACATGGGAGGACTTCCAGACCAAGACAAACACGGAACTGGTCGCCAACCTCGGTAACTTCTTCCACAGGTCACTGGACTTCTCCAAGAAGAACTTCGGAACCATCCCTGCAGGAGAGGACGACCCCGAAGTCACCAAGGCCATGGAGGATGCTCTCAAGGAGTTCAACGAGTGCCTCAGCCACTGCGACTTCAAGAAGGGACTCAAGGCCGTCATGAACCTGTCATCCTTCGGTAACAAGTACTTCAACGATGCAGCGCCCTGGAAACTGGTCAAGGAGGACAAGGAGGCCTGCGGAAAGGTCATCTATAACGTTCTCAGGATCGTTCAGGCGCTTTGCGTGCTGTCCTGGCCCTACGTACCCGCAGCTGCGGAGAAGGTATGGGGATTCCTGGGCAACGAAGGTACCATTGAGGCATCTGGCATCGATGGCGCACTCAAGGGAATGAAGGTCGGTCAGACTCTGAACGACTCCGTCCCTGTTTTCAAGAAACTGGACATCCCCGAGCTCAAGCAGGAGCAGAAGAAGCAGAGCAACGAACAGCAGCCTGCCAACTTCACAGGGCCCTTCGCGGACTTCAGGAAACTGGACATCCGCGTCGGAACCATAGTGTCCGTCGAGGACCACCCCGAGGCGGAGAAGCTGTATGTCCTGAAGGTCGATCTCGCAGAGGAGGACGGCCCCAGGCAGCTGGTCACGAACATCAAATCCATCTTCCCCAAGGACTACATGATGGGCAGGAGGCTCCTGGTCATCACCAACCTCAAGAAGGCCAAGTTCCGCGGTGTGGAATCATTCGGAATGCTCATGGCTGCGGACGACGAGGCCGTAGGCGGAAACCACCTGGCCCTCCTGAAGCCTAACATCGATGTACCCAACGGAACGAAGCTCAACTGCGGAATGGAGAACTCGTCCTCGAGGATCGAGCTGAAGCAGTTCGAAGCTGTGACGATCAAGGTCTCGTCCATAAAGGACGGCAAATTCATGGGCAAGGACATCAAGCTCC